Within the Micromonospora citrea genome, the region CACACCCAGCCCCCTACAGAGACTTGCCCCGCACGGGCGCGAAGCAGCCTGGCCCCGCACAGCATGGAACCTGGACCGACCGTCAAGCATGTGCTGGGACGGATCCGTCAAGCGTCAGGTGGACCTGCCGACCGCGGCTACGAGGGGAACAGCCTCCAGTGCCCCTCGGAAACGACCTCGACGGTGCGGTCGGTCACCTTGATGGCCGTCTGGTCGTCGATCGCGTACGCCGGACCGGCGATCTCGGCCGCCCATTTCTCGGCACCAGCCATGGTGTTGTCCGGCTCGAGACCCAGGTGCGGGAAGATCGAGAAGTCGACGACCCCCAGTGTGCGGTCGTCGGGCGCGGACTGCCATTCGACGAAGTCCGCACCGATCCGGGGGGTCAGCACCATGCTCCCAGCACTCAACCCCACCCAGACGGTGTCCCGCAGCGACGGCAGGAGATCCGCCAGCCCGGACTGCCGCATCCAGTGGCACAGGTACGTCGCATCGCCGCCGGCCACGAGCATGACGTCAGCCTCCCGGACCCAGGGTACCCATCGCTCCTCGCCGATGCTGGGCAGCGCTGTCAGCTCGAGGACGCCCAGCGACTTCCAGCCCAGGTCGCACATGGGTAGCGGCGTCTGCCCGGTGATGAAGCGCCAGGCCGAGGCTGGCCCACCCATGACGTGGGCCGCCGTAGGGATGCAGAGGGCACTGGAGTCGGCGATCGGCTTGCCCAGCAGGTCGACCAGCGCATCACGGATGCTCGGGTTCTGGACGCCCGCGGACGTGAGAAGAAGTTTCACGCTTGCCTCCTGTACGTGGCGGTCATGACGCTCTCCCCGGGGTCGGGAGATCGGGTGCATGAAGTACAGACTGGGCACCAGAACGAAACTCATCGCCGTTGCGACCCCGCAGGCCCCGCACGGCCTCTCTCTGGGACCTGTCGCGCATCACCTGGCAGGGTTGCGTCGCACATCAGCTGTTGGGCCCACTCCGGGGTAGGGCCCTGGCCAGCTCCGCCATGCCGTCTCTGCCTTCGGTGATGGCGTCCGCTCCCGCCTCAGTAGGCGCGCACGCTTGCCGGGCTTGTTGGCGAACCCGATCGTGCGAACGTCGGCAGCGCGTCCGCCTTCGATCTCAGAGGTGGACCGCCTACGAGGACGCACCTGGCCGGATTGGCAAGATCAACCGACGGAGGTGCTGGTGCTGGTGGAGCCCAGGGGACTCGAACCCCTAACCCCTGCCTTGCAAAGGCAGTGCTCTGCCAGTTGAGCTAGGGCCCCCGGGGCGGACGATGCCGCCGGTGCTGGCAGTGGCCAGTGCGCTCAGCGCAGGTCGGGCGCGGTGGTCGCCTCGTGCCACAGGGCGCGCTCGTCGTTGGAATCCTTGACCTTCTTGGCGACCACGGCAGCCACCCCGACGATGCTCGCCAGGATCAGAAGCTTCTTGAACATTGGGGCTACCCCTCGCGCTCGACTGCCGTCGGACGATGTGCGGTGGGGCTAGCTGGAATCGAACCAGCGACCTCAGAGTTATCAGCTCTGCGCTCTAACCGACTGAGCTATAGCCCCGCGTAGCGACGAGCAACATTAACCCATCCGCCCTCCCGCCCCCAAATCGGGGGCCACCCGGGCATCCGACGTCGCCGTCGTCCCTGAACCTACCGGAGGCCGCGCCGCGGGCCCAGGCGATTTCGCCGCCCGCACGCCGGCCGCCCGCCCGCCGACAGGCCGGGAAAGCACGAAGGCCGGGGCGCCGCGCATCGGCGGGCCCCGGCCTCCGAGGTGGTCAGTCGCGCTCGGCGAGGGTCAGCTCGATGCCGCCGACCAGGTCGGCGCAGACGTTGTAGACGAACGCCCCGAGCGTGGCCAGCGCCGTGAACAGCACGACGTTGACCAGGCC harbors:
- a CDS encoding DLW-39 family protein; protein product: MFKKLLILASIVGVAAVVAKKVKDSNDERALWHEATTAPDLR
- a CDS encoding Type 1 glutamine amidotransferase-like domain-containing protein, producing the protein MKLLLTSAGVQNPSIRDALVDLLGKPIADSSALCIPTAAHVMGGPASAWRFITGQTPLPMCDLGWKSLGVLELTALPSIGEERWVPWVREADVMLVAGGDATYLCHWMRQSGLADLLPSLRDTVWVGLSAGSMVLTPRIGADFVEWQSAPDDRTLGVVDFSIFPHLGLEPDNTMAGAEKWAAEIAGPAYAIDDQTAIKVTDRTVEVVSEGHWRLFPS